A segment of the Manis javanica isolate MJ-LG chromosome 10, MJ_LKY, whole genome shotgun sequence genome:
CTATACATCTCTAGCCTTTAGAGATTCAAAGGCTAAATATTACACATGTATTTCAAACAGATCCCTCAACTGTTCCTCATGGGACTTATTCACAATCCTCTTTTTCTTCATTACTCCAAAGGTGCTGGTTTGGGGGATCCCACTTACAGTGTTGAGCCAACCCAATACTTCCCTCTTCTTGCTGGTTGTTGATCCTTGTTAACATGGCTCAAGATCACATTAGCTTCTACAGCACTCTGATTGTCCCCTCTTAACTTGCAGGACCTCCCATGCCTCCCTGCCAAACTTCATCTTGTTAGACTTGACCGAAGCCAATCCTGTTCTCCAAACTTTGTGTCCCAAGCTCAACAGCCAAGCTTGCCGCCTAGTATTTACCCAATATACCCCCACCATCGTTTGATGGGGGTGGTTACTTGGCAGGCCAGAAAGGAGCAGGTGCCATCCTGACTGggtttatagcaatccaggaaaaGAAGGTGTGTACAGGTGAGGTAGTTGAACAGTGATGGAACAGAGTGCACTTCTGCCCAGAAGTACTGGGAAGTTAAGAGTTAGGAAAGACTCCCAGGGGTTGGTAATCAGAgaaggcttcatggaagaggCAGCAGTGCTGGACCTGAAGGACAGCTGGGCTTTGGAtgggcagagaggaagggagggcgTCTCAAGAGTAGGAAGCGCAGGAGTGAGATGTGGAGGCTGTGACCGCAGAGTGGCCGGCTGCGTGGGCAGAGAGGAGTCGGCAGCATCATCATCCTCATCACATTTATTGACGGCccctgggaggtggggctggggacagaACATACAAAGACAAGGACCTGCCCTCAAAAAGGTTCCATTCTAGGGAGATGGGGACAGAAAAATACAGAACGGTCTTTCCTGGGGATGGCCCACTCTCACCTGTGCAGGTCAGAAGCCCTGGCCTACCTTGCCCCAGAGTCTGGAGCATGAATGGGGCACGTAGTAACCCCACAGCCACGGAGTCCCTGGCCCCACAGCTGGAGCCTGACCACCTGGCTCCCAGGCCGTGGGCCCCAGAATTGGGGTAAAGGTAAGCTCAGGACATGATGAAAAACACTCCTGTCAGCCTTGGCATTGTGTGAGCCCAGTGGAGTGGTGGGGTGCAACAGACCCCGTAGGCAGGGCCCCTTGGGGGAGGCAGACACCTTCCCAGGACCCCAAGAGTAAAGTTCTTTCATTGGGGCTGGCCCATCAcctgggaggccctggggagAAAAAAGGCAGAGTTTCCTCAGCGCCAGAGGTATAgtaccctgcccaccccaccccggcCCTCTTCCCGGGCATCTTCCAGGTGACCCACCTCCCCAGCTCAGCCTCCAGGGCCAGGGCCTGCCTGACGCCAGGGGGAagggcctgcccctccccccacccagacagtgggggaggaggaggagccacgCATCAAGTTTGTCTGGGCCCCCCTTTGGGGGGCCGTACCCTGGATCCTACCGGTGGGGGGGCTCTGGCTGCGAGGGCCGAGGGCTCAGTAGAGGGGCTGGGCCAAGGGGGCACCCGGGGGAGCCCTTCAGTGGGGGCACTGGGCGGGAGTCCAAGGGGGGCAGGCTCCGGGGCACTGCTGGTGGCCCCCGGGCAGCACCGGTAGGCAGGACAGCCGCAGCAGGGAAGGGCTTGGGGGGATCCACAGCAGCAGTGGGCGCTGGCTGGGCAGACCGCTCCCGGCGCCGCAGCAGCTCCTGCAGCTTCTCGGCCTGGGTGCGCCTCAGGTGGGCCAAGGCACGGCCTCGCTGGAAGGCGGGCAGGAAAGCCTCCAGGCTCTGCTCCCCCAGCAGCAGCTGCTCCATCTGCTCCTGGGACAGGAGGGAAGGGACAGTGTGGAAGGAGCACCCCCAAAGACTGCTCTCCCAGCCTGAATCCCGTACAATGGCAACCACCCCACAACTGGGGGACGGGGCACCTGAATTACAGCCTGAGCCTGCCTCTGACTTGCTGAGTGACTGCAGACAAATGTCCTCTACTCGCAAGCCTTGATTTCCTTACTATCACCCCACCTGCTGGGTCAGAGATGAGGCAGGATCAGAGATGGGGGCACGCTTGAAGTAGAATCAGGGCCAcagcccttcctccccaacctTGGTGGACTCCCTGAGCACTGTGATCCCAACCCAGCTGTCCCAGCTGGCTGAGAAACCTGCCCTGGCTCCTCTGTAGACCCCGCCTATGCTACCCTGAGCCATTCACAGGGGAGGGGGGCCAGGGTGGGGTGAGTGGGCCCTGTGGTCCAGTGCAAACGGCTGGACAGCAATGCCAAGGGCTGTCCTGGGGGTCAGGCACTcagggcaggcttcctggaggaggtgctcTCAAGCCTGCAATGTGAGAATGAGGTGGGGAGATAATACGATGggtctccctccctttccccaagCCCAGCAGCAGCCCCCCTCACCTCAGCCTCCTGCTCTGCTTCTTCCAGCTCAGCCTGCAGCCAGCCCAACGCACAGTGGGGGCTCCAGCGATGCATGCTCTCCTctgagggccacagaggggcagtGTGAATGGCCCCTGCCCTCAGAATCCCAAGGCTCCATCCTGACTGTGTGATTCTGTGCTTTGCTCCCCCTctctggagcctcagtttctcacctcTACAATGCCCACGGGACTGCTTTGTACCCTGCCCTCTCAAGGTTCTGTCCCCCTCCTAGTGCAAGAGAGGAAGCAGGGGCTTGTCTCCTAGAGCAGCCCTGGCTCTTGGGTATTGGGCCCCCTTTTTACCCACTGCCCAGGGTTCCCCTCTGGCCTCTCCAACCCAGCTCTTCTCCACTGCTCACTTCCCCAATTCAGTTTTCTCAGTTTTTGAGCAGCTCTCAAACTTGCCCAGAGAAAGTTCTGCCCAAGTCCCACCTTTCAGAGGCTAGCACTTCCCAAGGCCAACCAGCCATATGGCCAACAGCTCCTGCCCAGGCTGTTCTCCCAGCTGCCCCCTCACCTAGTCGTTGCAGCTTGTCCGCGCAGCTCTCTGCCACCTCTCGAAGCTCCTGGTACTTGATGGCCAGGGCAGCCCGGCCCATCTCCAGGCGTGGCCGCAGTGCCAGGTTCTCCTTGGCTCGTGCGTAGTTGGAGGCCAGGCATGCCTCGCGCTCCAGCTGTAGGCCCTGGAACTGCCGGCACAGAAGAGACAAGAGGCCTGCTCATGGAGTCTGCCCACATCCACCTACTGCCACCCTGGGTGACAAGCCAGAGGCACCCCAACCTTCAGGATGGCAAGCCAACAGGTGGAGAGACTGCATGAGGCCCAACCAGGCTTTGcctccctggacctcagtttcctcttctactAAGTGAGCTAAAAACATCTATCTTAAGGGGGTTGTGTAAGACCTAAGTGAGAAAAACTATGAAGGCCTCTACAAATGttagttaatttttaatttttcaattaatatGTCTGCTCAGGTCCCTGAAGAgtccccctccctcctctgtcccATTTTCCATGCATGGGCAGCTTCCCTCTCATTCCAGGCCTTTGTCTGCTTCCTCCTCAGGTGTTTGTGCCGAACACACTCCCCCCTGTATTTATTTACTCTCTAGTGATGTCTTCCCCTGTCCCTGTGCGGTACTCCCCTCAAGCCACCCTCTCTTCCCTTCACACCCCATCCTTCTGCCCTCCAGTGGAATCCCCACACCCCAAGGAATACAcacccccttttcctccctgatCCCCTAGCACCTGCTCCCAGCTTTTCTTCTCTTGCAGAAAGCAGACCCCCTTTCTTCCCTGGCCCTGGAGAatgctttttccttctgtttctaggAGGGCCaagcctcccctccctgcccctggagAACGCACTACCCTCCATCTGTCCCCTATAGGATGCACATGCCCCTCCTATCTGCCTCCCTCCAACATACACTTTCCCTTACTGGCCCCCACAGCAACCAGCCCGGGCCTATCTCCTGTGAAATATACAACTTTCTCTTATGGTGGCCTATGGAATACACACATCAGCTTTCAGTACCCCTCCCCAATGGAAGACACAAAGCCCCCTCTTGCACCCCCAGAATGCAGACGCCCTTCCCAACGGCCCCCCCAGATGTCACACAGGCCCCTAGTTCTCCCTATGGAAGGTGCCTCCCCTTTCTGGCCCTACAGAACGTGGGTGTGCGGGCCAGGGCCCCCCACAACATAGCCACCCCCTGTCCCCGGAACACACCTCCCCGGAGCATCCGCCGTAGGACACGTCTCGCAGCCATCCCGGGGGTGCACGGGTGCCTCCCCGAGTCTCCAGcgccccaccctccccaggccaGGGGCCCCCTCCCCCGGGGGCGGCTCCGCGGGGCCCACTCGGACGTGCCAGGCTCCCGCGCCCGCCGGCGGCCCCGCAGCACGGCCCGCGCGGCCCTTCGGTCGGTCGGCAGGTCCGGCAGGCCGCGGCCCGTCCCCCGCGCCCCCCGCCCGCGCCCCCCGTGCTACCTTCCTGCTGAGCCGCACGATCCGGTCCAGCTTGGGCTCGTCCTGAAGCAGGTCCCGGAGCTGCCCGGTACTGAGGATCCCAAAGCGCCCCGGGCTGCCGGGCTCCGGCCCCGCCCGCGCCGCCCGGGCCCGGTACATGCCGCCCGCCCGCGCCCCCAGCTCGGCTGCTGGCTCGGCCCGCTCGGCCCGCTCCGCCCCGGCTCCACTCCGCTCCGCTCCGGCTCCGGGATCCGGCTCCGGCTCCGGCCGCGCGCGCCGCTCCGCCGCCAGAGGGCGCCCCGCCCCGCTCTTAAAGGAGCCGCCGCGCGGGCGCTGGTGGTTGGGTAGGAGGGGGCGGGCCGCACCCCTACCCACCCTGGCAAAGCCACGCAGCGTCGCGCTGCCCCTCCAGCACCCGACCGCCGGGCAAACCCACCCCTGCGGCCCTCCGGACAGCGGAGGCCGCCCACCTTCGCACCCCTCTCCGTGCCACCATTCACCACTCCCCCAGGCACGGACTCTCCCACCCCAGGCGTGTACAGTTTGCAGGGCTAGTTCGCATCTCCCCTTCGATTCGCACAATTTTCCGAGTTCAGCTAGTCGCCAGGagctcctgccctgctgctaACTTGGACAAAATCATTCACTTCCCTAAGCTTTAgtgttctcttctgtaaaatggggtgaggGTTAGAGATGGTGAATGTTGCGTGCCTTACTTGCAGTGAGTGAATACCTTATAATAAGTTATTACTTTagtgatgaggaaacagactaaCAGAGATGATGTCACCTCCCCAAAGTCACCTTACAGGTAAATGATAGTCTCAGTTCTTCTAGTCTGTGCGGTCCGCAAAGCACATGGTGCCGCGGGGGGGCACTGGGCTAAGCTCTGCGGGAAGGCTCTCGGGGCTGGGCATCGCCTCAACTCTCAGAGAGCTCACATTCTCACTCAGCTTACTTTAGTGCTGGACAGAATGGTCACCACACGAGATCTTCCTCTGTGATTCTTGGATGATGCCAGAGGATGTCACATCCCTTATCGTCACAACTAGGCGTGGCCAGTGGCCATTGTCAGGAAACAAGCACTCAGAGACTGACTTGTCTAAAATCAGACAGTGATGAGTGAACTTGTTCCACTTCAGCCAACTACTAagaaagcacagagaaggaacCAGGGCAATCAGAAAGGCTCACTAGAGggggtgacatttgagctgggttttaaaggatgaataggagttctgaaattgaaggaaaaagtaataaaaccaaAGAGACTACTATAAGCCAAAGCATGGGGACTGAAAGAACCCAACAAGGACTCTCCCAGTCCAGCCTAAACACAGTGGGTATGGTGGAgatgagagaaacaaaaatgatagAGTTGAGCAGGACAGGCTTGTTGACAGACTATGATGGTAAcactttttccacatttttacgACAACTGAAATTTGGTTTTCTCCTTCAAGATTCAGCTGAAACATCACCACCTCCTGGAAGCCCTCTCTACCGCTTCAGGCTGAGTCACGTGCCCCTTTCCTCTGGCTCCCGCAGTCCCAACTCTCCCTCCACTGCTGTCCTGGGCATTACCAAGAGCTCCTCCACACTTCGCAGTTTCCTGGCTATGATCTCCCTGGTTCTGCTCTGACTTCTCAGGACCCACTATTTCCATTAAGCTTTCAGGGGTCTCCTAGACACTCCCCCTACCCGGCCCTCCTTGACCTCTTCTACTCTGGACTGCAGGCCTTCACTTTCAGAGGTGCTGGTGAGAGCTGATGGAAGGTTCCTGCCTCAG
Coding sequences within it:
- the VPS37D gene encoding vacuolar protein sorting-associated protein 37D isoform X1, whose protein sequence is MYRARAARAGPEPGSPGRFGILSTGQLRDLLQDEPKLDRIVRLSRKFQGLQLEREACLASNYARAKENLALRPRLEMGRAALAIKYQELREVAESCADKLQRLEESMHRWSPHCALGWLQAELEEAEQEAEEQMEQLLLGEQSLEAFLPAFQRGRALAHLRRTQAEKLQELLRRRERSAQPAPTAAVDPPKPFPAAAVLPTGAARGPPAVPRSLPPLDSRPVPPLKGSPGCPLGPAPLLSPRPSQPEPPHRASQVMGQPQ
- the VPS37D gene encoding vacuolar protein sorting-associated protein 37D isoform X2; this translates as MYRARAARAGPEPGSPGRFGILSTGQLRDLLQDEPKLDRIVRLSRKFQGLQLEREACLASNYARAKENLALRPRLEMGRAALAIKYQELREVAESCADKLQRLEESMHRWSPHCALGWLQAELEEAEQEAEMEQLLLGEQSLEAFLPAFQRGRALAHLRRTQAEKLQELLRRRERSAQPAPTAAVDPPKPFPAAAVLPTGAARGPPAVPRSLPPLDSRPVPPLKGSPGCPLGPAPLLSPRPSQPEPPHRASQVMGQPQ
- the VPS37D gene encoding vacuolar protein sorting-associated protein 37D isoform X3; the protein is MYRARAARAGPEPGSPGRFGILSTGQLRDLLQDEPKLDRIVRLSRKFQGLQLEREACLASNYARAKENLALRPRLEMGRAALAIKYQELREVAESCADKLQRLEESMHRWSPHCALGWLQAELEEAEQEAEEQMEQLLLGEQSLEAFLPAFQRGRALAHLRRTQAEKLQELLRRRERSAQPAPTAAVDPPKPFPAAAVLPTGAARGPPAVPRSLPPLDSRPVPPLKGSPGCPLGPAPLLSPRPSQPEPPHR